The Geoglobus acetivorans genome window below encodes:
- a CDS encoding FkbM family methyltransferase produces the protein MIKNLLKKSGIIVLKSLDAMEHLFIPNKLVEFIIDKGQKFFTVPTFSAQGYYLFLTKKYGAGSELEFQKIFASIIKEGYIVVDVGAHFGFYTLIAAERVGDSGIVLAFEPSSFNYEILTLNINSNNYKNIETFNFALGDTNTIAKLALPKGSKSGENTMGIAENAEIVENVQVKRFDSIFYEDKLLTRAPDIIKIDVEGAEVLVLRGFGDILHNVKYILCEIHPNQMKLLDTDTRELFEIFQSKGFGIYIIQDNKKLAKLVTHKAIEKRCHIVAINTHIFNEKEELQKISDALQQPYTLGAKKLTSFIATYYIAKLIYLIQKTLVSSYRRLF, from the coding sequence ATGATAAAGAATTTACTAAAGAAGTCTGGTATTATTGTCTTGAAAAGTTTGGATGCAATGGAGCATCTGTTCATACCAAATAAATTGGTAGAATTTATTATCGATAAGGGACAAAAATTTTTCACTGTCCCTACTTTTTCTGCCCAAGGTTATTATCTATTCCTAACAAAGAAGTATGGTGCTGGATCCGAATTAGAGTTTCAAAAGATATTTGCTTCCATTATCAAAGAGGGGTATATCGTTGTAGATGTTGGGGCTCACTTTGGATTCTACACTTTAATAGCAGCAGAAAGGGTTGGAGATTCTGGGATAGTATTAGCTTTTGAACCTAGCTCGTTTAATTATGAAATTCTAACTTTAAATATTAACAGTAACAACTACAAAAACATAGAAACATTCAATTTTGCACTTGGGGATACAAATACAATAGCAAAGCTAGCTTTACCCAAGGGAAGCAAATCTGGTGAGAATACTATGGGAATTGCAGAAAATGCAGAAATTGTTGAAAATGTGCAAGTAAAACGATTTGATTCGATATTTTATGAAGATAAGTTATTAACCAGGGCCCCAGATATTATTAAAATAGATGTCGAAGGAGCTGAAGTTTTGGTACTAAGAGGTTTTGGGGATATACTACATAATGTAAAATATATTCTATGTGAGATTCATCCAAATCAAATGAAATTGTTGGATACGGATACTAGAGAACTCTTCGAAATATTCCAGTCTAAGGGGTTTGGGATATACATAATTCAAGATAATAAAAAACTTGCAAAATTAGTTACCCACAAGGCTATTGAAAAGAGATGCCATATAGTAGCTATAAATACTCACATCTTTAATGAAAAGGAGGAACTTCAGAAAATTTCTGATGCCTTACAACAGCCATACACCTTAGGGGCTAAGAAGCTAACATCATTCATTGCTACGTATTATATTGCCAAGCTGATATATTTAATCCAGAAAACTCTTGTTTCAAGTTATAGGAGGTTGTTTTGA
- a CDS encoding oligosaccharide flippase family protein has product MNEVSHALQRIARGTGIVFAGTIISMFFGFISRAVIARYLSVGEYGVFNLALTVLNIALVVSTLGLQNALPREIAFYKERESSRIMDLISMALIIVALNSLIWTKVLIFGAENISQVFNEERLVYALKIMAFALPFSALIGMMISISQGFGRVREKVYFQNILYPTVFLVLVVGGAFLELSFTYVFFAYVVAQALTLLVLTFDVWKIKLFEFKLSFNMKIGKKLLTFSLPLMLGGILIFVMNWTDTLMLGYYGTSEVVGLYNAATPLARLIPIFLNSAAFLYPPIAASLYAKDRLKELKRTYQILTKWIFLSTLPIFSVMFLFPEVTIGLLFGTKYLPASQALRILALGSMFHTFLGLNGLSLVVIGETRFGLKSSSVSAVLNVILNALLIPSYGIEGAAVATAVSYLVANILNSWKLYQKTKIHPFSWNYVKSLAISFVLLGLLQSLQLKVPNIWYAVLILVVFLILYLLLVLLSKSIDKEDIDLLASIEKKLGVNLKIIKIIRKII; this is encoded by the coding sequence ATGAACGAGGTCAGTCATGCCCTCCAGAGAATAGCAAGAGGAACAGGAATAGTATTTGCTGGAACAATCATTTCGATGTTCTTCGGGTTCATCAGCAGGGCAGTAATAGCCAGATACCTTTCGGTTGGAGAGTACGGAGTCTTCAATTTGGCCCTTACAGTTCTTAACATAGCCCTTGTGGTATCTACTCTTGGACTTCAGAATGCTCTACCTAGAGAAATTGCTTTTTATAAAGAAAGAGAATCTTCAAGAATTATGGATTTAATATCCATGGCTTTGATAATTGTGGCATTAAATAGTTTAATTTGGACAAAAGTTTTAATTTTTGGAGCAGAGAACATTTCCCAAGTTTTTAATGAAGAAAGATTAGTTTACGCTCTAAAAATAATGGCTTTTGCACTGCCGTTTTCGGCCTTAATTGGAATGATGATTTCAATCTCCCAAGGTTTTGGTAGGGTTAGAGAAAAGGTCTATTTTCAGAATATACTTTACCCCACTGTGTTTTTAGTCCTCGTTGTAGGTGGAGCTTTTCTAGAGCTATCTTTCACATATGTATTTTTTGCTTATGTTGTTGCTCAAGCCCTCACGCTTTTGGTACTAACTTTTGATGTGTGGAAGATTAAGCTATTTGAGTTTAAGCTTTCTTTCAACATGAAAATTGGAAAGAAACTTTTAACATTCTCTCTTCCATTAATGTTAGGTGGAATTTTGATTTTTGTTATGAATTGGACAGACACATTAATGCTTGGCTATTACGGAACCTCTGAGGTTGTTGGTCTCTACAATGCTGCAACACCTCTAGCTAGGCTGATTCCTATATTCTTGAATTCTGCAGCTTTCCTTTATCCCCCAATTGCCGCTTCACTTTATGCTAAAGACAGACTTAAGGAATTGAAGAGAACATATCAAATATTAACTAAGTGGATTTTTCTATCAACATTACCAATATTCAGTGTTATGTTTCTTTTTCCAGAAGTAACAATAGGACTTCTCTTTGGGACAAAGTATTTGCCAGCAAGTCAAGCCTTGAGAATTCTGGCTTTGGGTTCTATGTTTCATACTTTTCTTGGCTTAAATGGATTGAGTTTGGTTGTAATTGGAGAAACAAGGTTTGGTCTAAAATCCTCATCAGTTTCAGCAGTGCTGAATGTCATTCTAAATGCTCTGCTAATACCATCCTATGGAATAGAAGGAGCTGCTGTTGCTACAGCAGTTTCATACTTGGTTGCTAACATTTTAAATTCTTGGAAGCTTTACCAAAAGACTAAAATCCACCCCTTCAGCTGGAATTATGTGAAGTCTTTGGCTATTAGCTTTGTTTTGTTAGGACTACTTCAGAGTTTGCAATTAAAAGTGCCGAATATATGGTATGCTGTTCTAATCTTAGTAGTTTTTCTTATATTATATCTCCTTTTAGTGCTATTAAGCAAAAGTATTGATAAAGAGGACATTGACTTACTTGCATCGATAGAAAAGAAGCTAGGAGTAAATTTAAAAATAATAAAAATAATAAGGAAGATTATTTAA